A region of Argentina anserina chromosome 5, drPotAnse1.1, whole genome shotgun sequence DNA encodes the following proteins:
- the LOC126796177 gene encoding inositol-tetrakisphosphate 1-kinase 1: MAEQQQRRYGVGYALAPKKQQSFIQDSLVELARSRGVDLVRIDTERELADQGPFDCVLHKLYGQDWRRQLEAFRVKNPNAVIVDSPEAIERLHNRISMLQVVSELKIEHESDTFGIPKQIVIYDKETLFDRPAWEGLKFPVIAKPLVADGSAKSHKMALVFNHEGLNNLKPPIVLQEFVNHGGVIFKVYVVGGYVKCVKRKSLPDVSEEEKLGSLEGLLSFSQVSNLATNERTDDKYYKMMHLDDTEMPPQSFITDIARGLRRGLKLNLFNFDVIRDARFGNRYLIIDINYFPGYAKMPGYETVLTDFFCDMVQKKEEDEAERTGLKSYEALCFDKEVGKTLSNDGDDVALLKGDEEIPILV, encoded by the coding sequence ATGGCGGAGCAGCAGCAGCGGAGGTACGGCGTCGGATACGCTCTGGCGCCGAAGAAGCAGCAGAGCTTCATCCAGGACTCGCTGGTGGAGCTGGCGAGGTCGCGCGGCGTCGATCTCGTCCGGATCGACACCGAGAGGGAGCTGGCGGATCAGGGGCCGTTCGATTGCGTGCTCCACAAGCTCTACGGCCAGGATTGGCGGCGGCAGCTGGAGGCGTTTAGGGTTAAGAACCCTAATGCGGTGATCGTCGACTCCCCGGAGGCGATTGAGCGGCTGCACAACCGGATTTCGATGCTGCAGGTGGTCTCGGAGCTCAAGATTGAGCACGAGAGCGACACGTTTGGGATTCCGAAGCAGATTGTGATTTACGATAAGGAGACGCTGTTTGATCGGCCGGCCTGGGAGGGGTTGAAGTTTCCGGTGATTGCGAAGCCGCTGGTGGCCGACGGCAGCGCCAAGTCGCACAAAATGGCGCTGGTTTTCAACCACGAGGGGCTCAACAACCTCAAGCCGCCGATTGTGCTGCAGGAGTTTGTGAACCACGGCGGCGTCATTTTCAAGGTCTATGTGGTCGGAGGCTATGTGAAATGTGTCAAGAGGAAGTCCCTACCGGACGTCTCCGAGGAGGAGAAGCTGGGGAGCTTGGAGGGCTTGCTGTCGTTTTCGCAGGTCTCGAATCTCGCCACCAATGAGAGGACTGACGATAAGTACTACAAGATGATGCATTTGGATGACACCGAGATGCCGCCGCAGAGTTTCATTACTGATATTGCCAGAGGGTTGCGGAGGGGTTTGAAGTTGAACCTCTTTAACTTTGATGTGATAAGGGACGCGCGCTTTGGGAAccgctacttgatcattgACATCAATTATTTCCCTGGCTATGCTAAAATGCCTGGTTACGAGACTGTGTTGACCGACTTCTTTTGCGATATGGTGCAAAAGAAAGAGGAAGATGAGGCGGAGAGGACTGGTTTGAAGAGCTATGAGGCCCTTTGCTTTGATAAGGAAGTGGGGAAGACTCTGAGCAATGATGGGGATGATGTAGCTCTTCTTAAGGGAGATGAGGAGATCCCAATTCTAGTCTAG